A single window of Neisseria chenwenguii DNA harbors:
- a CDS encoding DUF1330 domain-containing protein encodes MGKPVYFIIDVKINDPEAMKPYQQQVAATFEKFGGRRLIAGGAAETLEGRAPEGKIVMVRFDSMEQAHAWHESPEYQAIIGIRHTAAESRAWFVEGVEQAV; translated from the coding sequence ATGGGCAAACCCGTTTACTTTATCATCGACGTCAAAATCAACGACCCCGAAGCAATGAAACCCTATCAGCAGCAGGTTGCCGCCACATTTGAAAAATTCGGCGGCCGCCGTCTGATTGCAGGCGGTGCGGCCGAAACGCTGGAGGGCCGCGCGCCCGAGGGCAAAATCGTGATGGTGCGCTTCGACAGCATGGAACAGGCGCACGCCTGGCACGAATCGCCCGAGTACCAAGCCATCATCGGTATCCGCCACACCGCCGCCGAAAGCCGCGCCTGGTTTGTCGAAGGCGTGGAACAGGCCGTCTGA
- the trkA gene encoding Trk system potassium transporter TrkA, whose translation MKILILGSGQVGSTVAQNLAAIPANDVSIIDIDEKALQQLGSRLDVQTIVGNGASPFVLQQAGAADADLLLALTRSDETNIVACKIAADLFNIPSRIARVRSSEYIEYLHPTEDNPEATSLDVFGITENISPEQLVTQQLVGLLSHTSSLQVLSFADERVRMVIVQARKGGLLVNKEISQINSHLPDGVDCQICAIYRNNRLIVPSSKTVIIEGDEVFFLASRDNVSVIMRELRPQEARSRRIMIGGGGNIGYRLAKQLESQYDLKIIEHSPTRAAWLSENLDSTLVLQGSATDESLLNEEYIDEIDVYCALTNDDENNIMSGLLAKNLGAKRVIAIVNRSSYVDLLEGNKIDIVVSPHMATIGSILAHIRRGDIAAVHPLRRGTAEAIEVIVHGDKRTSAIVGRRIKDIQWPEGCHFAALVRGEEVIMGHHDATVLEDGDHVIFFVARRRVLRELEKLIQVRMGFFG comes from the coding sequence GTGAAAATCCTGATTCTCGGCAGCGGCCAAGTCGGTTCCACCGTTGCCCAAAACCTCGCCGCCATTCCCGCCAACGATGTGAGCATCATCGACATCGACGAAAAAGCCCTGCAACAGCTCGGCAGCCGTTTGGACGTGCAAACCATCGTCGGCAACGGTGCCTCACCGTTTGTGCTGCAACAGGCCGGCGCGGCCGATGCGGATTTGCTGCTCGCGCTGACCCGCAGCGACGAAACCAATATCGTCGCCTGCAAAATCGCCGCCGACCTCTTCAATATTCCCAGCCGCATCGCCCGCGTGCGTTCCAGCGAATACATAGAATACCTCCACCCCACCGAAGACAATCCCGAAGCCACCAGCCTCGACGTTTTCGGCATCACAGAAAACATCAGCCCCGAGCAGCTCGTGACCCAGCAGCTTGTCGGCCTGTTGAGCCACACCAGCTCCCTGCAGGTATTGAGTTTTGCCGACGAACGGGTGCGCATGGTGATTGTTCAGGCGCGCAAAGGCGGTTTGCTGGTCAACAAAGAAATTTCGCAGATCAACAGCCACCTGCCCGACGGCGTCGATTGCCAAATCTGCGCGATTTACCGCAACAACCGCCTGATCGTCCCCTCTTCCAAAACAGTGATTATCGAAGGAGACGAAGTCTTTTTCCTCGCCAGCCGCGACAATGTTTCCGTCATCATGCGCGAACTGCGTCCGCAGGAAGCCCGCAGCCGCCGCATCATGATCGGCGGCGGCGGCAACATCGGCTACCGGCTGGCCAAACAGCTCGAAAGCCAATACGACCTCAAAATCATCGAACACAGCCCCACCCGCGCCGCGTGGCTTTCCGAAAACCTCGACAGTACACTGGTGTTGCAAGGTTCGGCTACCGACGAATCGCTGCTCAACGAAGAATACATCGACGAAATCGACGTTTACTGCGCCCTGACCAACGACGACGAAAACAACATCATGTCCGGCCTGTTGGCCAAAAACCTCGGTGCCAAGCGCGTGATTGCCATCGTCAACCGTTCCAGTTACGTCGATCTGCTCGAAGGCAACAAAATCGACATCGTCGTCTCACCCCACATGGCCACCATCGGCTCGATCCTCGCCCACATCCGCCGCGGCGACATCGCCGCCGTCCACCCACTGCGGCGCGGCACCGCCGAAGCCATTGAAGTCATCGTCCATGGCGACAAACGCACCTCCGCCATCGTCGGCCGCCGCATCAAAGACATCCAATGGCCGGAAGGCTGCCACTTCGCCGCCTTAGTGCGCGGCGAAGAAGTGATTATGGGACACCACGATGCCACTGTTTTGGAAGACGGTGACCATGTCATCTTCTTCGTCGCCCGCCGCCGCGTCTTGCGCGAATTGGAAAAACTGATTCAGGTCAGAATGGGTTTTTTCGGGTAA
- a CDS encoding homocysteine S-methyltransferase family protein encodes MNPILILDGGMGRELLRRGAPFRQPEWSALALTEAPDAVRDAHLDFIRAGTQVITTNSYAVVPFHIGARFDNEAQILAASAGRLACEAVGQSGRNVQVAASLPPLFGSYRPDLFDAEKAPTLAAPLVTGLAPYADIWLAETVSSLAEARAWKAALPDDGKPFWLSFTLDDAAPHTVPQIRSGESATQAAQTALELGAAALLFNCSAPEAMEAAVRTARHTVGSKMRVGVYANALVTEDNNSDDANGELSSLRDDTQPEAYLRWARQWIAAGADTVGGCCGIGPEHIRVLADGLAGQAV; translated from the coding sequence ATGAACCCCATCCTCATCCTAGACGGCGGCATGGGCCGCGAGCTGTTGCGCCGCGGCGCGCCGTTCCGCCAGCCCGAATGGTCGGCGCTCGCGCTGACCGAAGCGCCTGATGCTGTGCGCGACGCACATTTGGATTTTATCCGTGCCGGTACGCAGGTCATCACCACCAACAGTTACGCCGTCGTGCCCTTCCACATCGGTGCGCGTTTCGATAACGAAGCGCAGATTTTGGCCGCCTCGGCGGGACGTCTGGCGTGCGAGGCGGTCGGACAGAGCGGCCGGAACGTGCAGGTCGCCGCCTCGCTACCGCCGCTGTTCGGCTCCTACCGCCCCGATTTGTTCGACGCGGAAAAAGCGCCGACACTGGCCGCGCCGCTGGTAACGGGCTTGGCGCCGTATGCCGATATTTGGCTGGCCGAAACCGTCTCCTCGCTGGCCGAAGCCCGTGCCTGGAAAGCCGCACTGCCCGACGACGGCAAGCCGTTCTGGCTGTCGTTCACGCTGGACGACGCCGCGCCGCACACTGTTCCCCAAATCCGCTCGGGCGAAAGCGCGACGCAGGCGGCGCAAACCGCGCTGGAGCTGGGTGCCGCCGCCCTGCTCTTCAATTGCAGCGCGCCCGAAGCAATGGAAGCCGCCGTACGCACCGCGCGCCACACCGTCGGCAGCAAAATGCGCGTCGGCGTCTATGCCAACGCGCTGGTGACGGAAGACAACAACAGCGACGACGCCAACGGCGAACTCAGCAGCCTGCGCGACGACACCCAACCCGAAGCCTATCTGCGATGGGCGCGGCAATGGATTGCCGCCGGCGCAGACACCGTCGGCGGCTGCTGCGGCATCGGCCCAGAACACATCCGCGTATTGGCGGACGGGTTGGCCGGTCAGGCCGTCTGA
- a CDS encoding NAD(P)H-dependent oxidoreductase, whose translation MKTLVIVSHPYYKNSRVTRALAEAAGAVENVTVRNIDEMYGSDFAAIDVAAEQAAHEAADRIVYLFPVHWFNLTPMLKAYMNAVWAYGWAFGEGGYALENKELQIIAPAGAAAETYTREGLVQRTPEDVFSPLEASAYYTSMTYSTPLMFNGSNAVDDAGLKQWQAAVTERLQSPLGSHVRGKSARRHH comes from the coding sequence ATGAAAACCCTTGTCATCGTATCCCACCCCTACTACAAAAACTCCCGCGTCACCCGCGCGCTGGCCGAAGCCGCAGGCGCCGTCGAAAACGTAACCGTACGCAACATCGACGAGATGTACGGCAGCGATTTTGCCGCCATCGACGTCGCAGCCGAACAGGCCGCGCACGAAGCCGCCGACCGCATCGTTTACCTGTTTCCCGTCCACTGGTTCAACCTCACGCCCATGCTCAAAGCCTATATGAACGCCGTCTGGGCATACGGCTGGGCGTTTGGCGAAGGCGGTTATGCACTGGAAAACAAAGAGCTGCAAATCATCGCTCCCGCAGGCGCCGCAGCGGAAACCTATACCCGCGAAGGTTTGGTCCAGCGTACGCCCGAAGACGTCTTCAGCCCGCTCGAAGCCAGCGCCTACTACACCAGCATGACCTACAGCACACCGCTGATGTTCAACGGCTCGAATGCCGTAGACGATGCGGGCCTGAAACAATGGCAGGCCGCCGTAACCGAACGCCTGCAATCCCCGCTCGGCAGCCATGTTCGCGGCAAGTCCGCACGCCGCCACCACTGA
- the tadA gene encoding tRNA adenosine(34) deaminase TadA, producing the protein MLTTPPLAPKTLAALQSLGINTLDDLHRSGSTKTFLLLKAAGLTITDSTLWQLEALLHGCTPQTLDSAAKAALLATVKTHPPVAAFPVPSEMERFMRIALNEAEQSAAAGEVPVGAVVVKNGGIIAAAHNTCITDCDISRHAEIRALAQAGAALQNYRLDGCDVYITLEPCPMCASALIQARVARVVFGAAEPKTGAAGSVINLFENSLLNKHTAITGGILADECRAVLQRFFETRRG; encoded by the coding sequence ATGCTCACCACCCCGCCCCTCGCCCCCAAAACCCTTGCCGCCCTGCAAAGCCTCGGCATCAACACGCTTGACGACCTGCACCGCAGCGGTTCGACCAAAACCTTTCTGCTGCTCAAAGCCGCAGGGCTGACCATTACCGACAGCACCCTCTGGCAGCTCGAAGCCCTGCTGCACGGCTGTACACCGCAAACTTTAGATAGCGCCGCCAAAGCCGCACTCCTCGCCACCGTCAAAACCCATCCGCCCGTCGCCGCGTTCCCTGTGCCGTCTGAAATGGAACGCTTCATGCGGATTGCGCTGAATGAGGCCGAACAATCCGCCGCCGCAGGCGAAGTACCCGTCGGCGCGGTGGTGGTAAAAAACGGCGGCATCATCGCCGCCGCCCACAACACCTGCATTACCGACTGCGACATCAGCCGCCACGCCGAAATCCGCGCCCTCGCCCAAGCCGGTGCCGCGCTGCAAAACTACCGCCTCGACGGCTGCGACGTTTACATTACCCTCGAGCCCTGCCCCATGTGCGCCTCCGCCCTGATTCAGGCGCGGGTCGCAAGAGTCGTTTTCGGTGCCGCCGAGCCCAAAACCGGCGCCGCAGGCAGTGTCATCAATCTCTTTGAAAACAGCCTGTTAAACAAACATACCGCCATAACCGGCGGCATTCTGGCCGACGAATGCCGCGCCGTTTTACAGCGTTTTTTTGAAACACGGCGCGGGTGA
- a CDS encoding putative quinol monooxygenase: MFKKSLAVAALAAALTVQTAAAAPVFNLFELGIQNGKTAHYDDIGSRNITASVGGEKGTPAMYSVKRKDNPNLAYMVEIYADNAAYQAHLQSPQYKAFLQASPQILTDHKKRIELVSQFLGDKTVRQSAATRTNLVIVDVKPEHAAAFARTVHDEMAQAVAKERGVRAIYAATEKSAPNRWYFFEIYADDAAYQAHRLTPHFQTYLKQTADMTASKQAVGITPALLQNKGGLRFDVLKSRE, from the coding sequence ATGTTCAAAAAATCCCTTGCCGTAGCCGCATTGGCCGCCGCGTTGACCGTTCAAACGGCCGCTGCCGCGCCCGTGTTTAACCTGTTCGAACTCGGCATCCAAAACGGCAAAACCGCACATTACGACGACATCGGCAGCCGCAACATCACCGCCTCGGTCGGCGGCGAAAAAGGCACGCCGGCGATGTATTCCGTCAAGCGCAAAGACAATCCGAACCTGGCCTATATGGTTGAAATCTATGCGGACAATGCCGCCTATCAGGCGCATTTGCAGTCGCCGCAATACAAGGCGTTCCTTCAAGCCTCGCCGCAGATTCTGACCGACCATAAAAAGCGCATCGAACTGGTGTCACAGTTTCTCGGCGACAAAACCGTGCGGCAAAGCGCCGCAACCCGCACCAACCTCGTCATCGTCGATGTCAAACCCGAACACGCCGCCGCGTTCGCCCGCACCGTTCACGACGAAATGGCGCAGGCCGTGGCAAAAGAGCGCGGCGTACGCGCCATCTACGCCGCTACCGAAAAATCCGCGCCCAACCGCTGGTATTTCTTCGAAATCTACGCCGACGATGCCGCCTATCAGGCACACCGCCTAACACCGCATTTTCAAACCTACCTCAAACAGACCGCGGACATGACGGCATCCAAACAGGCCGTCGGAATCACCCCTGCCCTTCTGCAAAACAAAGGCGGACTGCGTTTCGACGTTTTAAAAAGCAGGGAGTAA
- the miaA gene encoding tRNA (adenosine(37)-N6)-dimethylallyltransferase MiaA, whose product MTPKTFALLGPTASGKTGLALKIAENLPVEIISLDSALVYRDMDIGTAKPTAAERSAVPHHLIDIISPLESYSAAEFVADCVRLAAEIRARGRLPLIVGGTMMYFHALTEGLNNLPEADPAVRAGLQAEKAAHGLESLYRRLQETDPATAARLAPADSQRIKRALEVFLLTGKPLSRHFAEKAAHTPPLDLSTVALIPANRALLHAQIGKRFKQMLEQGFLDEVRALQQKYPALHPDMPAMRCVGYRQAWDYLDGAFDYGELVEKGSAATRQLAKRQLTWLRKIPLTQSIDPCADSCFQTALAAVKRHFGV is encoded by the coding sequence ATGACCCCGAAAACCTTCGCCCTGCTCGGCCCTACCGCCTCCGGCAAAACCGGCCTCGCCCTGAAAATCGCCGAAAACCTGCCCGTCGAAATCATCAGCCTCGATTCCGCGCTGGTCTACCGCGACATGGACATCGGTACTGCCAAGCCCACCGCCGCCGAGCGCAGTGCTGTGCCGCACCATCTTATCGACATCATTTCCCCGCTGGAAAGTTACAGCGCCGCAGAATTTGTCGCCGACTGCGTCCGCCTTGCCGCCGAAATCCGCGCGCGCGGACGGCTGCCGCTGATTGTCGGCGGCACCATGATGTATTTCCACGCCCTGACCGAAGGCCTGAACAATCTGCCCGAAGCCGACCCCGCCGTCCGTGCCGGATTGCAGGCCGAAAAAGCTGCGCACGGCCTCGAAAGCCTCTACCGCCGCCTGCAGGAAACAGACCCTGCAACCGCCGCCCGCCTCGCACCCGCCGACAGCCAGCGAATCAAGCGCGCGCTGGAAGTGTTCCTGCTCACGGGCAAACCGCTGAGCCGCCACTTCGCCGAAAAAGCCGCCCACACCCCGCCGCTGGATTTGTCTACAGTAGCTCTGATTCCCGCCAACCGCGCCCTGCTTCACGCCCAAATCGGCAAGCGTTTCAAGCAGATGCTCGAACAAGGCTTCCTCGACGAAGTCCGCGCCCTGCAACAAAAATACCCCGCCCTCCACCCCGACATGCCCGCCATGCGCTGCGTCGGCTACCGCCAGGCATGGGACTACCTCGACGGCGCGTTTGACTACGGCGAACTCGTCGAAAAAGGCAGCGCCGCCACCCGCCAGCTCGCCAAACGCCAGCTCACTTGGCTGCGCAAAATCCCGCTCACGCAAAGCATAGACCCCTGCGCCGACAGCTGTTTTCAGACGGCCTTAGCGGCGGTCAAGCGGCATTTTGGCGTGTGA
- a CDS encoding complex I 51 kDa subunit family protein has protein sequence MNKANQNLLHPSRLVGADLAAWRKAGGGEGLLAALKDPENIVAKLQEANLCGMGGAGFPTWRKWEAAVAAQSKHGDKYVVCNANEDEPGTFKDRFLLEKTPHQVIEGVLIAAVACRANKAVLYVNPHQTESLAALKPAIEQWKKSDLYIRIENYLGKPLDLQLVESSGRYIGGEETAVISWLDGGFPFPRRKPPFPAESGVAGEPTLLNNTETFANIPQILAKGAEWYKSLGLDDAAGTKLYSLSGDVLNPGLYELPMGTTLQELIYVHGGGMLEGRTFKAVFTGGPSNTLLTAKDLDVPLDFVSVRERKSSLGTGAMIVISEGTSVVRKVSEYVEFFAANSCGQCPPCKGGTYQLSRLLNRVDTGIGTSDDLRALQSLCQLLPRSGRCGLIDGAVTVLQSSLRTFPEEYGLPAAEEQQ, from the coding sequence ATGAATAAAGCAAACCAAAACCTCTTACACCCTTCCCGCCTCGTCGGCGCGGATTTGGCCGCGTGGCGCAAAGCCGGCGGCGGCGAAGGGCTGCTGGCCGCACTGAAAGACCCTGAAAACATCGTTGCCAAACTGCAAGAAGCCAACCTTTGCGGCATGGGCGGCGCCGGTTTTCCGACCTGGCGCAAATGGGAAGCCGCCGTTGCCGCGCAAAGCAAACACGGCGACAAATACGTCGTCTGCAACGCCAACGAAGACGAACCGGGTACATTTAAAGACCGTTTTTTATTGGAAAAAACCCCGCATCAGGTTATCGAAGGCGTATTGATCGCCGCCGTCGCCTGCCGCGCCAACAAAGCCGTTCTCTACGTCAATCCGCACCAAACCGAATCGCTTGCCGCGCTCAAACCCGCCATTGAGCAATGGAAAAAAAGCGACCTCTACATCCGTATCGAAAACTACTTGGGCAAACCGCTGGATTTGCAACTGGTAGAATCTTCCGGCCGCTACATCGGCGGCGAAGAAACCGCCGTGATTTCATGGCTGGACGGCGGTTTTCCGTTTCCCCGCCGCAAACCGCCGTTTCCCGCAGAAAGCGGCGTAGCCGGCGAACCGACCCTGTTGAACAACACCGAAACTTTTGCCAATATTCCGCAAATTCTCGCCAAAGGCGCAGAATGGTATAAAAGCCTCGGTTTGGACGATGCCGCCGGCACCAAGCTCTACTCGCTCTCCGGCGACGTGTTAAACCCCGGCCTCTACGAACTGCCTATGGGCACCACCCTGCAAGAGCTGATTTATGTACACGGCGGAGGTATGCTCGAAGGCCGCACATTTAAAGCCGTATTTACCGGCGGCCCCTCGAATACGCTTCTGACCGCCAAAGACTTAGACGTCCCGCTCGACTTCGTTTCCGTGCGCGAACGCAAATCCAGCTTGGGTACGGGCGCGATGATCGTGATTTCCGAGGGCACCAGCGTCGTGCGCAAAGTTTCCGAATATGTGGAATTTTTCGCCGCCAATTCCTGCGGCCAATGCCCACCCTGCAAAGGCGGCACCTACCAACTTTCGCGCCTGCTGAACCGCGTCGATACCGGCATCGGCACCAGCGACGATTTGCGTGCACTGCAAAGCCTCTGCCAGCTTCTGCCCCGCAGCGGCCGCTGCGGCCTGATAGACGGCGCGGTAACGGTGTTGCAAAGTTCGCTGCGCACCTTCCCCGAAGAATACGGCCTGCCGGCAGCGGAAGAGCAGCAGTAA
- a CDS encoding helix-turn-helix domain-containing protein, whose translation MLHISPSQYARIKRGEISPRLELLFKLASLFEKDALELLEVGQYFTKTQFAYDSPDTTQAQQSNVYHNNYYGNDTMAAEIEKLKQELRHKDELLQQKDKIIALLQKKQAD comes from the coding sequence ATGCTGCATATTTCCCCATCCCAATATGCGCGGATTAAACGCGGTGAAATTTCCCCGCGTTTAGAACTACTGTTTAAACTGGCAAGCTTATTTGAAAAAGATGCACTGGAATTGCTTGAAGTCGGCCAATACTTCACTAAAACCCAATTCGCATACGACAGCCCTGATACCACACAGGCGCAGCAAAGTAATGTGTACCATAACAATTATTACGGCAATGACACAATGGCTGCTGAAATCGAAAAATTAAAGCAGGAATTACGACATAAAGACGAGTTATTGCAGCAAAAAGACAAAATTATTGCGTTGTTGCAGAAAAAGCAGGCGGATTAG
- a CDS encoding SIMPL domain-containing protein (The SIMPL domain is named for its presence in mouse protein SIMPL (signalling molecule that associates with mouse pelle-like kinase). Bacterial member BP26, from Brucella, was shown to assemble into a channel-like structure, while YggE from E. coli has been associated with resistance to oxidative stress.): protein MFRTVLAAAVLAALALPAAAEPLNYNIVEFSESAGTEVARDTMAAQFQIRAEGKDRSAVSTAFTKKFNNFNRKTKGSAFKTELLSRRASPRYQYSNGKQTQTGWEENAEFKVESQDFAALNRLIAETQNDANVEHTYFSVSKKKREDAIDEVSKAAIVRFKERAQTIARTMGFSHYKIVKLSLGHIGSRSIGHESGMALKMARAMPMAESAAAPVDTAPSGVEEISITVSGSIQM from the coding sequence ATGTTCCGCACCGTCCTCGCCGCCGCCGTTCTCGCCGCGCTTGCTCTGCCCGCCGCCGCCGAACCGCTCAATTACAACATCGTCGAATTTTCCGAAAGCGCCGGCACAGAAGTCGCCCGCGACACCATGGCCGCCCAATTCCAAATCCGCGCCGAAGGCAAAGACCGCAGCGCCGTCAGCACTGCGTTTACCAAAAAGTTCAACAATTTCAACAGAAAAACCAAAGGCAGCGCCTTCAAAACCGAGCTCCTCAGCCGCCGCGCCTCGCCGCGCTACCAATACAGCAACGGCAAGCAAACCCAAACCGGTTGGGAAGAAAACGCCGAATTCAAAGTCGAAAGCCAAGACTTTGCCGCCCTCAACCGCCTGATTGCGGAAACCCAAAACGACGCCAACGTCGAACACACCTATTTCAGCGTGTCGAAGAAAAAACGCGAAGACGCCATCGACGAAGTGAGCAAAGCCGCGATTGTTCGTTTCAAAGAACGCGCCCAAACCATCGCCCGAACCATGGGTTTTTCCCACTACAAAATTGTCAAACTCAGCCTCGGCCACATCGGCAGCCGCAGCATCGGCCATGAAAGCGGTATGGCGCTGAAAATGGCGCGCGCCATGCCGATGGCGGAATCCGCCGCCGCGCCCGTCGATACTGCCCCCTCCGGCGTAGAAGAAATCAGCATCACCGTATCCGGCTCGATTCAGATGTAA
- a CDS encoding DASS family sodium-coupled anion symporter — MGFKPIPAAVALALTLLIWFAIPVPEGVSPDAWHLLALFVGIIAGIIGKAMPIGAMAILAITLVAFTGVTSGKPAQATKDALSSLNNSLIWMIGIAIMISRGLLKTGLGMRIGYLLISLFGKRTLGVGYSLALADLFIAPVTPSNTARGGAIVHPIMKSIALSFDSDPEKGTEGKIGKYLALVNYHANIISCCIFVTATAPNPLVVELVAKATNSSIHLSWGTWFAAMVVPGLVAMILMPLVLYVLYKPEITQTPNATSLAKEQLQAMGPMKRDEKIMLGIFLLLLLLWAGVPEMLFGLKVDATATTFLGLALCLLTGVLTWDDALKEKGAWDTIVWFAALVMMANFLNKLGLIAWLSDYLQTGISHMGLSWEAGCALLMLAYLYSHYMFASGTAHVTAMFGAFYGAGLALGAPPMLFALVMAAATGIMMSLTHYASGSSPVIYGSNYVTMQEWWKAGFIMSVLEILIFGTIGILWWKVLGYW, encoded by the coding sequence ATGGGCTTCAAGCCAATTCCCGCTGCCGTCGCACTTGCGCTGACGCTGCTTATCTGGTTCGCCATTCCCGTGCCCGAGGGCGTATCGCCCGATGCATGGCATCTTTTGGCGCTGTTTGTCGGCATTATCGCCGGCATCATCGGCAAAGCCATGCCCATCGGCGCAATGGCGATTCTGGCCATCACTCTTGTCGCCTTTACCGGCGTCACCAGCGGCAAACCTGCGCAAGCCACTAAAGACGCGCTGAGCAGTCTCAACAACTCGCTCATCTGGATGATCGGTATCGCCATCATGATTTCGCGCGGCCTGCTGAAAACAGGTTTGGGTATGCGCATCGGCTACCTGCTGATTTCCCTGTTCGGCAAACGCACGCTCGGCGTGGGTTACAGCCTCGCACTGGCCGACCTCTTCATCGCGCCCGTTACCCCGTCGAATACCGCTCGCGGCGGCGCGATTGTGCACCCCATTATGAAATCCATCGCCCTGAGTTTCGATTCCGACCCCGAAAAAGGCACGGAAGGCAAAATCGGCAAATACCTCGCGCTGGTCAACTACCACGCCAATATCATCAGCTGCTGCATCTTCGTTACCGCCACCGCCCCCAACCCGCTGGTGGTCGAGCTGGTCGCCAAAGCCACCAATTCCAGCATCCACCTCTCTTGGGGAACATGGTTTGCCGCCATGGTCGTACCCGGACTGGTTGCCATGATTCTGATGCCGCTGGTGCTGTATGTCCTCTACAAACCCGAAATCACCCAAACTCCCAACGCCACTTCATTGGCCAAAGAACAGCTTCAAGCCATGGGGCCGATGAAGCGTGACGAAAAAATCATGCTCGGCATTTTCCTGCTGTTGCTGCTGCTGTGGGCAGGCGTACCCGAAATGCTGTTCGGCCTCAAAGTCGATGCCACCGCCACTACATTCCTCGGCCTTGCCCTCTGCCTGCTTACCGGCGTTCTGACTTGGGACGATGCCCTGAAAGAAAAAGGTGCGTGGGACACCATCGTCTGGTTCGCCGCATTGGTCATGATGGCCAACTTCCTGAATAAATTAGGCTTAATCGCCTGGCTCTCCGACTACCTCCAAACCGGCATCAGCCACATGGGCTTAAGCTGGGAAGCCGGATGCGCACTGCTCATGCTCGCCTACCTCTATTCGCACTATATGTTTGCCAGCGGTACCGCCCACGTTACCGCCATGTTCGGCGCATTCTACGGCGCAGGCCTCGCACTCGGCGCCCCGCCCATGCTCTTCGCCCTCGTCATGGCCGCCGCCACCGGCATCATGATGTCGCTGACCCACTACGCCTCCGGCTCCTCGCCCGTGATTTACGGTTCCAACTACGTCACCATGCAGGAATGGTGGAAAGCCGGCTTCATCATGAGCGTATTGGAAATCCTGATTTTCGGCACCATCGGCATTTTGTGGTGGAAAGTCTTGGGTTACTGGTAA